One region of Mesobacillus boroniphilus genomic DNA includes:
- a CDS encoding amidohydrolase family protein, producing MEMRVDFHTHIIPENFSELTKRFGGEKWPTLERTCACGANIMIAGKVFREVTDQVWSAEKRINDMEREGVDMQVLSPIPVTFSYWAPAEDAEILARVQNDFIADLVNQYPTKFIGLGAVPLQNVDVAIREMDRCKHELGLSGIEIGTNVNGVNLDDPRFIEFFEMAEKWEVPLFIHPWETLGKERMPRHNLMYTVGMPSETALAGASLILGGIMDKFPKLKICLAHGGGALPYLLPRLDQGWKVWPHLRLLDKPPSYYAKQFYYDSLVNEPVNLNYLVQNFGHERIIMGSDYPFLLREVPPGKVIDDTVGLSKEQTEAMLGKNALRFLNIPVKVGS from the coding sequence ATGGAAATGCGAGTAGACTTCCATACTCATATCATTCCTGAAAATTTCAGTGAATTGACGAAGCGTTTCGGCGGGGAAAAATGGCCGACTCTTGAGCGTACATGTGCTTGCGGTGCCAATATCATGATTGCCGGCAAGGTGTTTCGTGAAGTGACCGACCAGGTGTGGAGCGCTGAGAAGCGGATCAACGATATGGAGCGGGAAGGCGTCGATATGCAGGTGCTTTCCCCGATCCCTGTGACGTTTTCATACTGGGCACCCGCAGAAGATGCGGAAATTTTAGCACGTGTCCAGAATGATTTCATTGCGGATTTGGTTAATCAGTACCCGACAAAATTCATCGGTCTTGGTGCTGTTCCTCTGCAAAATGTTGATGTCGCAATCCGTGAAATGGATCGTTGTAAGCATGAATTAGGCTTGAGCGGGATTGAGATTGGCACGAATGTAAATGGCGTGAATCTCGATGACCCCCGGTTTATTGAGTTCTTTGAAATGGCGGAGAAATGGGAAGTTCCATTGTTCATCCATCCTTGGGAGACGCTTGGAAAAGAACGTATGCCGCGCCACAACCTGATGTACACAGTGGGAATGCCGAGTGAAACAGCGCTGGCTGGAGCAAGTTTGATCCTTGGCGGGATTATGGATAAGTTCCCTAAACTGAAGATTTGTCTGGCTCACGGTGGTGGAGCGCTTCCTTATTTGCTCCCACGTCTTGACCAAGGCTGGAAGGTATGGCCGCATTTGCGTCTTTTGGATAAGCCGCCAAGCTATTACGCTAAGCAATTTTACTATGATTCGCTTGTAAATGAGCCGGTAAATTTGAATTATTTAGTTCAAAATTTTGGTCATGAGCGGATCATCATGGGTTCTGATTATCCATTCTTGCTGAGGGAGGTTCCTCCTGGAAAGGTAATTGACGATACTGTCGGATTATCAAAGGAACAGACCGAAGCGATGCTCGGTAAAAATGCTCTCAGGTTCTTGAACATTCCGGTAAAGGTGGGGAGTTGA
- a CDS encoding acetaldehyde dehydrogenase (acetylating): MAKIKAAIIGSGNIGTDLMYKLERSDVIELTAMIGIDPESDGLKRAKEKGYLAFHNGIDALKDNPDLADIVFDATSAKTHVRHAKVLAELGKLAIDLTPAARGPFVSPAVKTDTYLDEKNVNMITCGGQATIPIVHAINSAADVSYAEIVATISSRSAGPGTRANIDEFTITTRRGIEEVGGADKGKALIILNPAEPPILMRDTIYCEVKNMDEGAITKSIEQMIETVRQYVPGYRLKQDPLFDGNKVTVFIEVEGAGDYFPVYAGNLDIMTAAATRVAEDFAVHMLEKQSV; the protein is encoded by the coding sequence TTGGCAAAAATCAAAGCAGCTATCATTGGTTCTGGCAATATCGGAACGGATCTTATGTATAAGCTTGAAAGAAGTGATGTCATCGAGCTGACAGCGATGATTGGAATCGATCCGGAATCCGATGGCCTTAAGCGGGCGAAGGAAAAGGGGTATCTGGCGTTCCATAACGGAATCGATGCATTGAAGGACAATCCTGATCTGGCGGACATCGTGTTTGATGCGACTTCAGCAAAGACGCATGTAAGGCACGCGAAGGTCTTAGCAGAACTGGGAAAGCTTGCAATAGATCTGACACCAGCTGCCAGAGGGCCATTTGTATCTCCAGCTGTTAAAACAGATACTTATCTGGATGAAAAAAACGTCAATATGATTACGTGCGGCGGCCAGGCGACAATTCCGATCGTCCATGCGATTAACTCGGCAGCTGATGTCAGCTATGCGGAGATCGTAGCTACTATTTCATCCAGGAGTGCAGGCCCAGGAACTCGCGCAAACATAGATGAGTTCACGATTACGACGCGTAGAGGAATTGAAGAAGTAGGGGGAGCCGACAAGGGGAAGGCCCTCATAATCCTTAATCCGGCCGAGCCTCCTATTCTGATGCGGGACACGATCTATTGTGAAGTGAAAAATATGGACGAAGGTGCGATCACGAAATCAATCGAGCAGATGATTGAAACGGTGAGGCAATATGTGCCTGGCTACCGCCTCAAGCAGGATCCATTATTTGATGGAAATAAAGTGACTGTTTTCATAGAGGTTGAGGGTGCCGGGGACTACTTCCCTGTTTACGCAGGGAACCTGGATATCATGACAGCGGCGGCAACCCGGGTCGCTGAGGATTTTGCGGTCCATATGCTTGAAAAGCAGAGTGTGTAA
- a CDS encoding RidA family protein has product MEKALVTPEERLKELGLTLPAPRQSAGNYVSCVRTGNLIFTSGQGTNEYRGRLGEDVTIEVGYDAARQCMLNLLTVLKQELGELSKVKRVVKVLGFVNSSPDFTDQPKVMNGASDLLVQVFGERGKHGRSAVGMAQLPLNNAVEVEMVVEVEDEEVGLG; this is encoded by the coding sequence ATGGAAAAGGCCTTAGTTACACCAGAAGAGCGTTTGAAAGAGTTAGGTCTGACCTTGCCAGCTCCCCGCCAGTCGGCTGGGAATTATGTAAGCTGTGTAAGGACTGGCAACTTGATCTTCACATCGGGACAGGGAACGAATGAATATCGTGGTCGGCTTGGCGAGGATGTCACGATCGAGGTTGGCTACGATGCGGCAAGGCAGTGCATGCTGAACTTACTGACGGTGCTGAAGCAGGAATTAGGCGAACTTAGTAAAGTAAAGCGTGTGGTAAAAGTCCTTGGCTTCGTGAATAGTTCACCTGATTTTACCGATCAGCCGAAGGTCATGAATGGCGCATCTGACCTGCTCGTACAGGTGTTCGGTGAACGTGGAAAGCACGGAAGGTCTGCTGTCGGCATGGCACAGCTTCCGTTGAATAACGCAGTGGAGGTCGAAATGGTCGTTGAAGTTGAGGATGAGGAGGTTGGATTAGGATGA
- a CDS encoding TRAP transporter substrate-binding protein has protein sequence MKKFKKIGLTLLIFVLILTTAACSSETDAKPKSGSGEKYSFKLAHITPTDHMWHKAAEKFKEELDKRSDGRMQVEIYPASQLGTEADMVQQISSGSVDFGFITAAYLSSRAPAFTAWFSPYAFKDLEAANAARDTEVAKKILGTLDGQGIKGLDYLFAGNRVMLFKDKEVKKPEDMKGLAFRVTPSPPLQDFYKSMGASPESLPLPEVYAAIQTGVIDGMDMDLDASITNKYHEVAKYGAVTNHMVWPAVALMNKDKYGKMSDDDKKIIDESIKAAAEYAVKTRSAQEEEFKKTLSDAGMKIYEIDQELFEPYIKQFDEKYGPTDPLIQEFIDTFRK, from the coding sequence ATGAAAAAGTTTAAAAAGATTGGGCTTACACTATTAATCTTTGTGCTAATTTTGACGACTGCGGCTTGCAGCAGCGAGACGGATGCCAAGCCTAAATCAGGTTCGGGTGAAAAGTACTCATTCAAGCTTGCGCATATTACCCCGACGGATCATATGTGGCATAAGGCTGCAGAGAAGTTTAAAGAAGAATTGGATAAGCGTTCTGATGGCAGGATGCAGGTAGAAATCTATCCTGCGAGCCAGCTTGGTACTGAAGCAGATATGGTACAGCAGATTTCTTCCGGTTCAGTTGATTTTGGATTCATTACGGCTGCCTACTTGAGCTCTCGTGCACCTGCCTTTACAGCATGGTTCTCACCATACGCGTTCAAGGACTTGGAAGCTGCGAATGCTGCACGTGATACAGAAGTAGCGAAGAAAATCCTCGGAACTTTGGATGGCCAGGGAATCAAAGGATTGGATTACTTGTTTGCAGGGAACCGCGTGATGCTTTTCAAGGATAAGGAAGTAAAGAAGCCAGAAGATATGAAGGGTCTGGCATTCCGCGTTACTCCTAGTCCACCGCTTCAGGATTTCTACAAATCAATGGGTGCTTCACCTGAATCATTGCCACTTCCAGAAGTATACGCAGCAATCCAGACTGGCGTTATCGATGGAATGGATATGGACCTAGATGCATCAATCACAAATAAGTACCATGAAGTTGCAAAATATGGCGCTGTAACGAACCACATGGTATGGCCAGCTGTGGCATTGATGAACAAAGATAAATACGGAAAAATGTCAGATGACGATAAAAAAATCATTGATGAGTCCATTAAAGCAGCTGCTGAGTATGCGGTAAAAACTCGTTCCGCTCAGGAAGAGGAGTTCAAGAAGACGCTTAGCGATGCTGGGATGAAGATTTATGAAATCGATCAGGAATTATTTGAACCATATATTAAGCAATTCGATGAAAAATATGGACCAACTGATCCGCTCATCCAGGAATTCATCGATACATTCCGCAAATAA
- a CDS encoding NADPH-dependent FMN reductase: MKLLGISGTIIGAKTGIVVRKVLDDVKKKYPDIEVEMLDMMDYDVEFCDGRPPEKYSVDTRAVIEKVSSADFYVIGTPIFQGSIPGVLKNLFDLIHPDAFRNKVMGFVANGGTYQHFLVIENQLKPIAGYFRAFVAPSYVYANYDHFNRENEIVDEDLLNRISSLADEVVHMQKSLKGNTAEVTD; this comes from the coding sequence ATGAAATTGCTTGGGATTTCAGGCACAATCATCGGAGCGAAAACAGGCATTGTTGTCCGTAAAGTGCTTGATGATGTGAAGAAGAAATATCCTGACATCGAGGTGGAAATGCTCGATATGATGGATTACGACGTCGAGTTTTGTGACGGTCGACCGCCAGAGAAATATTCAGTTGATACAAGAGCTGTGATAGAAAAAGTCTCTTCTGCCGATTTTTATGTGATCGGTACACCTATTTTTCAGGGGTCCATTCCCGGGGTGTTGAAGAATCTGTTTGATCTCATTCATCCTGATGCATTCAGGAATAAGGTGATGGGATTCGTCGCAAATGGCGGGACATATCAGCATTTCCTGGTCATTGAAAACCAGCTTAAGCCAATTGCTGGTTATTTCAGGGCATTCGTAGCACCTAGCTATGTGTACGCCAATTACGACCACTTCAACCGCGAAAATGAAATCGTAGATGAAGATTTGCTGAACCGGATTTCAAGTTTGGCAGATGAAGTGGTTCATATGCAGAAGTCATTGAAAGGCAATACCGCAGAGGTTACGGACTGA
- a CDS encoding 2-keto-4-pentenoate hydratase, producing MNATIENIADTLLEAEKSKSAIPPLTAQYENLNVTDAYNVQLEVLKRKLSQGRTVIGKKVGLTSVAMQKMLGVDEPDYGHLLDDMKVENGATVKVSDLLSPKIEAEIGFILGEDLKGPNVTFLDVLMATKSLVPTLEIIDSRIADWKIGLIDTVADNGSSAMVVVGEQMTDINGIDLRSVGMTLSKNGEMVATGSGAAALGHPAHAIAWLANKLHEFGITLKAGELILPGALSAAIAVEAGDTVSAQFGPAGSVSVTFE from the coding sequence ATGAACGCAACGATTGAAAACATCGCCGATACGCTTCTTGAGGCGGAAAAAAGCAAAAGTGCTATACCTCCGCTAACAGCACAGTATGAAAACCTTAATGTAACGGATGCTTACAATGTCCAACTTGAAGTTTTAAAGAGAAAGCTCAGCCAAGGAAGGACGGTTATTGGCAAAAAGGTAGGCCTTACGAGTGTAGCAATGCAGAAGATGCTTGGAGTAGATGAGCCTGATTATGGTCATTTGCTTGATGATATGAAGGTTGAAAATGGAGCTACAGTGAAGGTAAGTGACCTTCTCAGCCCAAAAATCGAGGCAGAAATTGGCTTCATACTAGGAGAAGACCTAAAAGGACCTAATGTGACCTTCCTCGATGTCCTGATGGCGACCAAATCTTTGGTACCAACGCTTGAAATCATCGACAGCCGGATTGCAGATTGGAAAATTGGTCTCATTGATACGGTTGCAGACAATGGATCTTCAGCAATGGTTGTTGTTGGAGAGCAAATGACAGACATAAATGGAATTGACCTTCGCAGTGTAGGTATGACGCTATCTAAAAATGGTGAAATGGTTGCGACCGGCTCGGGTGCAGCTGCACTTGGCCATCCGGCACATGCGATTGCCTGGCTGGCAAATAAACTGCATGAGTTCGGAATTACGCTAAAAGCTGGGGAATTGATTTTACCAGGAGCGCTTTCTGCTGCGATTGCAGTTGAAGCAGGAGACACGGTATCAGCTCAGTTCGGTCCGGCTGGATCAGTATCGGTCACTTTTGAGTAG
- the dmpG gene encoding 4-hydroxy-2-oxovalerate aldolase, with amino-acid sequence MNRKSDKPIKITEVCLRDGSHVMQHQYTEDQVRRVARELDEAGMHYIEVSHGDGLGGSTLQYGKSLVDEMKLIEAAVDECQNSKVAVLLLPGIGTVNELKQAHGLGASLVRVATHVTEADVSAQHISMARELGMETLGFLMMAHMAPTEKLVEQAKLMESYGAQAVYVTDSAGALLPHEVKDRIAALRDSLSIEVGFHAHNNLSLAVANTLAAIEEGATRIDGSIRCLGAGAGNAQTEVLLSVLDRMGVNLGIDIYKMMDLAENTVGPMIPRPQEINRGSLVLGYAGVYSSFLLHAERASQRFGIDSRDILIELGKRKVVGGQEDMILDVAAELAKARKLEV; translated from the coding sequence TTGAATCGCAAAAGTGATAAGCCGATCAAGATCACAGAAGTTTGCTTGCGTGACGGAAGCCATGTCATGCAGCACCAATATACAGAAGACCAGGTCCGCCGCGTGGCACGTGAGCTTGATGAGGCGGGAATGCACTATATCGAAGTAAGCCATGGTGACGGACTGGGAGGCTCCACGCTTCAGTATGGAAAATCGCTCGTAGATGAGATGAAGCTGATTGAAGCAGCGGTTGATGAGTGTCAAAACTCAAAGGTAGCTGTCCTCCTTTTACCAGGAATCGGGACTGTCAATGAACTGAAGCAGGCACATGGACTAGGAGCAAGTCTTGTCCGTGTGGCGACCCATGTAACGGAAGCGGACGTTTCCGCACAGCATATCAGCATGGCCCGAGAGCTTGGTATGGAGACACTCGGATTCCTGATGATGGCCCATATGGCTCCGACTGAAAAATTGGTCGAGCAGGCGAAGCTAATGGAAAGCTACGGTGCACAGGCTGTCTATGTGACGGACTCTGCAGGAGCACTTTTACCGCATGAAGTAAAAGATAGAATTGCTGCTCTTCGAGACTCGTTGTCTATCGAAGTAGGATTTCATGCCCATAATAATCTATCATTAGCGGTTGCCAATACACTGGCTGCGATTGAAGAAGGCGCGACAAGGATCGATGGCAGCATCCGCTGTCTCGGTGCGGGTGCAGGGAATGCGCAAACGGAGGTTCTTTTATCCGTATTGGATCGAATGGGAGTTAACTTAGGAATCGATATTTATAAAATGATGGACCTGGCTGAGAATACGGTTGGTCCAATGATCCCGAGACCTCAGGAAATTAATAGAGGCAGCCTAGTGCTAGGTTACGCCGGAGTGTATTCAAGCTTCCTATTGCATGCTGAGCGTGCCAGCCAGAGATTCGGAATCGATTCAAGGGATATTTTGATAGAGTTGGGTAAACGGAAGGTTGTGGGCGGCCAGGAGGACATGATTCTTGATGTGGCTGCAGAACTGGCAAAAGCCCGGAAGCTGGAGGTGTAA
- a CDS encoding FAD synthetase — protein MKTHIYSSLELPQSIVAIGAFDGVHRGHQTVIRQAVQRGRKLKVPSVVFTFDPPPRVFFQGARMLTTVDEKLAKIEKLGAKHAVVARFDKVYAGRSAYEFIDCLAKLNPVEIMVGGDFRFGKDRIGDICLLEKYFKVRVTQPVCCSEGSIISSSRIRQLISEGEIHISNSLLGWPAGK, from the coding sequence ATGAAAACACATATTTATTCTTCATTGGAACTGCCTCAATCAATCGTGGCGATTGGAGCCTTTGACGGAGTCCATCGGGGACACCAAACGGTAATCCGGCAGGCAGTACAGCGAGGAAGGAAACTGAAGGTTCCGAGTGTGGTGTTTACATTCGATCCTCCACCGCGGGTGTTTTTTCAAGGAGCAAGGATGCTGACCACAGTCGACGAAAAGCTGGCGAAAATCGAGAAACTCGGTGCTAAACATGCTGTAGTTGCAAGATTTGATAAGGTGTATGCCGGACGGAGTGCTTACGAGTTCATCGACTGCCTGGCGAAACTTAACCCGGTTGAAATTATGGTTGGAGGAGATTTTCGTTTTGGCAAAGATCGGATTGGTGACATCTGTCTCCTCGAAAAATATTTCAAGGTGCGCGTCACTCAGCCAGTCTGCTGCTCTGAAGGCAGTATCATTTCTTCCAGCAGGATTCGCCAATTGATATCTGAAGGTGAGATTCATATCTCCAATTCATTACTCGGCTGGCCAGCAGGAAAGTAG
- a CDS encoding 2-keto-4-pentenoate hydratase, which yields MTITKGVDLEIVEYLYSAEKERREVVKVTDRYPEMSFADAYSIQEKLIERREKDGARKIGLKLGLTSKAKQQMMGVHEAIYGYLTDDMLALEWEPLDFTSFIHPKAEPEIAFFIEEDLQGTNVTAEDVLRVTKFVAPAIEIIDSRYLNFKFTLADVIADNCSSSKFLIGSKWMSPNELDLGQLGMVMSKNGQVVQTGSSAAVLGHPATSVAWAVNKLGEVGKGIKKGDVILSGAVSEAVTFEPNDNFVVQFAELGSVSFTCKSST from the coding sequence ATGACTATTACAAAAGGTGTTGACCTCGAAATTGTGGAATATTTGTATTCTGCTGAAAAAGAGCGTCGTGAAGTTGTAAAAGTAACAGACCGTTATCCTGAAATGAGCTTTGCTGACGCTTATTCTATCCAGGAAAAATTGATTGAGAGACGCGAAAAGGATGGCGCTCGGAAAATTGGCTTGAAGCTTGGATTGACAAGCAAGGCGAAGCAGCAAATGATGGGTGTCCATGAAGCGATTTATGGGTATCTGACAGATGATATGCTCGCTTTGGAATGGGAACCTCTTGATTTTACATCTTTCATCCATCCAAAAGCGGAACCTGAAATCGCGTTTTTTATAGAAGAGGATTTACAGGGGACAAACGTAACGGCTGAGGATGTACTGCGCGTAACAAAATTCGTGGCACCGGCAATCGAGATCATCGACAGTCGCTATTTAAACTTCAAGTTCACACTGGCTGATGTGATTGCGGATAACTGCTCTTCGTCAAAATTCTTAATCGGCAGCAAGTGGATGTCACCAAACGAATTGGACTTAGGGCAGCTAGGTATGGTGATGTCGAAAAACGGACAGGTGGTCCAAACTGGATCCAGTGCTGCGGTACTAGGACACCCGGCAACATCGGTCGCATGGGCAGTCAATAAGCTTGGTGAAGTTGGAAAAGGGATTAAAAAGGGAGACGTCATTTTAAGCGGGGCAGTATCAGAGGCGGTCACTTTCGAGCCAAATGATAATTTCGTCGTACAATTCGCAGAGCTTGGCAGTGTTTCTTTCACATGTAAATCTAGCACTTAG
- a CDS encoding aldehyde dehydrogenase: MNLAQPQAIKDAKLFINGEYRDAMSGETFDTIDPSTNKKLASVAKAGVEDAKLAIDVAQKTFESGIWSEMPVAERTKILVRMSDLVMEKVDELAFVETLDVGKPIKESRGFDIPRAAANLRFFAEMANYINHEHYDQSRYMSYSKYAPAGVTSLIIPWNLPFMQMTWKASAAMAAGNTVVVKPASYTPLSAVMLGEIANEAGLPPGVLNIITGPGGTAGTEMTRNPSVRRISFVGDSTTGRTVMQNAASQLIPVSLELGGKSANIVFEDANLDEAVAGSIEAIFRNQGEICLAGSRLLVQESIYDQFMEKFVEAARALKVGNPLDQETDMGALVSKGHLETVDEYVQIGLAEGAKLATGGKRIASLGKGNFYEPTVFYDVDNKMRVAQEEIFGPVLVVIPFKTEEDAVRIANDSMYGLAGVVWTNDLRRAHRVAAKVNTGLLWINCWYYRDLRTPFGGSKASGIGREGGRHSFEFYTEAKTITMKL; this comes from the coding sequence ATGAATCTGGCTCAACCACAGGCAATAAAAGATGCAAAGCTATTTATTAATGGTGAATATCGTGATGCGATGTCCGGGGAGACATTTGATACGATTGACCCTTCGACTAACAAGAAGCTGGCCTCCGTCGCAAAGGCTGGTGTCGAGGATGCGAAGCTGGCGATTGATGTTGCTCAGAAGACGTTTGAAAGTGGTATCTGGAGTGAAATGCCAGTTGCCGAACGAACTAAGATCCTGGTCAGGATGTCCGATCTTGTCATGGAAAAGGTTGATGAGCTGGCGTTTGTAGAGACACTTGATGTCGGAAAGCCAATTAAGGAAAGCAGAGGGTTTGATATCCCCCGTGCCGCTGCAAACCTGCGCTTTTTTGCCGAAATGGCGAACTACATTAACCATGAACATTATGATCAGTCTCGATATATGTCTTATTCCAAATACGCGCCGGCTGGTGTGACCAGCTTGATCATTCCATGGAACCTTCCGTTCATGCAGATGACTTGGAAAGCATCGGCTGCGATGGCGGCAGGCAATACGGTTGTGGTAAAGCCGGCTTCATATACACCATTGAGTGCGGTGATGCTCGGCGAAATTGCCAATGAAGCTGGATTGCCGCCAGGTGTGCTGAATATAATCACGGGTCCTGGCGGTACCGCAGGAACAGAGATGACTCGTAACCCATCAGTGCGGAGGATTTCCTTTGTCGGCGACAGTACGACAGGCCGCACGGTGATGCAAAACGCGGCTTCACAGCTGATTCCAGTTTCACTTGAGCTTGGCGGGAAGTCTGCCAATATCGTGTTCGAGGATGCGAATCTCGATGAAGCAGTTGCTGGATCGATTGAAGCCATTTTCAGGAACCAGGGAGAGATTTGTCTTGCAGGTTCTAGATTATTGGTGCAGGAGAGCATTTACGATCAATTCATGGAAAAATTCGTTGAAGCAGCTCGTGCTTTAAAGGTCGGAAATCCACTTGACCAGGAGACGGATATGGGAGCTCTTGTTTCAAAGGGGCATTTGGAAACCGTCGATGAGTACGTCCAGATTGGCTTGGCTGAAGGTGCGAAGCTTGCAACAGGCGGGAAGCGTATTGCTAGTCTTGGAAAGGGCAACTTCTACGAGCCTACTGTTTTTTACGATGTGGATAATAAGATGCGCGTTGCACAGGAAGAAATTTTCGGCCCGGTACTTGTTGTGATTCCATTTAAAACAGAAGAAGACGCTGTTAGGATTGCAAACGATTCGATGTATGGATTGGCTGGCGTCGTCTGGACGAATGACCTGCGACGTGCCCATCGTGTGGCTGCTAAAGTGAATACGGGCTTGTTGTGGATCAACTGCTGGTATTACCGTGACCTGCGCACACCTTTTGGCGGATCAAAAGCAAGCGGCATCGGACGCGAAGGCGGCAGGCACAGCTTCGAGTTTTATACCGAAGCGAAGACGATTACGATGAAGCTTTAA
- a CDS encoding 3-hydroxyanthranilate 3,4-dioxygenase — protein sequence MKSQFVPINLMKFIEENRDQLKPPVNNKVIWKDAELMVMLLGGPNKRRDFHVDPSEEIFYQIQGSCYVEVINAEGKREVVEVKEGEMFHLPPNVPHSPHRVADTIGLVIERNRAQGELEDFVWFCDNCDAEMHRATIQLTNIEKQVKEAITSFNGNEELRKCNNCGHMMPPEASEWKCE from the coding sequence ATGAAAAGCCAATTTGTTCCTATCAATCTTATGAAATTTATTGAGGAAAACCGCGATCAACTGAAGCCACCGGTCAATAACAAGGTCATCTGGAAGGATGCAGAGCTGATGGTGATGCTTTTGGGCGGTCCGAACAAGAGACGGGATTTCCACGTTGATCCGTCTGAGGAAATCTTTTACCAGATCCAGGGGAGCTGCTATGTTGAAGTCATCAATGCTGAAGGTAAGCGTGAAGTCGTTGAAGTAAAGGAAGGCGAAATGTTCCATCTCCCTCCGAATGTGCCGCATTCTCCTCATCGTGTAGCTGACACAATTGGCCTGGTAATCGAGCGTAATCGAGCGCAAGGTGAACTTGAGGATTTCGTTTGGTTCTGTGACAACTGTGATGCTGAAATGCATCGTGCCACGATCCAGTTGACAAATATCGAAAAGCAGGTAAAGGAAGCAATCACAAGCTTCAACGGAAATGAAGAGCTGCGCAAATGCAACAACTGTGGACATATGATGCCGCCAGAAGCGAGTGAATGGAAATGCGAGTAG
- a CDS encoding 4-hydroxyphenylacetate 3-hydroxylase family protein translates to MGIRTGAQYIEAVKARKPEVWLSGKRIENLFEEPVFKQPILEIAKLYDMQHDPEFQDKITHVCEETGERVNNAFLVPKCYEDLVKRRNVFEAFAKATFGLMGRTPDFLNVVVTSMYYNSWFFEKYNKNWAENVRNYYKYMRDNDIFLTHAIINPQNDRSKTSHEQKDTYTHLGAVKETPDGLVVRGAKMLATLAPVTDEVIIYSFPGFAPGDEKYALAFAIPIDTPGLRIICREPMQDGQRSFFDHPLASRFEEMDALLVFDDVVVPWDRVFLYNNVEAANKLYPMTGAGQQPAHQSGVRGLVKLEFATQVAMKVADTIGVDGYLNVQDQLGELAQSLESIRALLKVAEYEHTMTEHGEAMPAYVPLETIRGLLPKMYPRAIEVIQIVGAGGLLMSPTGADFESEELRGSIDNYYVGREGISSLERVSIFKLAWDLCGEAFGQRLLQYERYYTGDPIRKRGIFYNNYKRQTPLTMVDEALKGAQLDNKEALTN, encoded by the coding sequence ATGGGAATTAGGACTGGGGCTCAATATATCGAAGCGGTTAAAGCACGTAAACCTGAGGTTTGGCTTTCTGGTAAAAGGATCGAGAATTTATTTGAGGAGCCGGTGTTTAAGCAGCCGATCCTTGAAATCGCAAAGCTGTATGACATGCAGCATGATCCTGAATTCCAGGATAAAATTACTCACGTTTGTGAGGAAACCGGTGAGCGAGTGAATAATGCATTCCTCGTACCGAAATGCTATGAAGATTTAGTCAAGCGTCGCAATGTTTTTGAGGCGTTTGCAAAGGCAACATTCGGTCTCATGGGAAGGACTCCGGATTTCTTGAACGTCGTTGTGACATCCATGTACTACAATTCTTGGTTCTTTGAAAAATACAATAAAAATTGGGCAGAGAATGTCCGTAACTATTATAAATACATGCGTGACAATGACATCTTCTTAACCCACGCGATCATCAACCCGCAAAATGACCGCAGCAAGACTTCACATGAGCAGAAGGACACGTACACTCACCTAGGTGCAGTGAAGGAAACACCAGACGGTTTGGTCGTAAGGGGAGCGAAAATGCTTGCAACGCTGGCTCCGGTGACAGATGAGGTAATCATCTACTCTTTCCCTGGATTCGCACCTGGTGATGAAAAGTACGCCCTGGCCTTTGCGATTCCAATTGACACTCCTGGACTCCGCATTATTTGTCGCGAGCCGATGCAGGATGGACAGCGCTCATTCTTCGATCATCCACTAGCTTCAAGATTCGAAGAAATGGATGCCTTGCTTGTATTTGATGATGTGGTCGTTCCTTGGGATCGCGTATTCCTATATAACAATGTCGAGGCGGCAAATAAGCTCTATCCAATGACAGGTGCTGGACAGCAGCCGGCACACCAATCAGGTGTAAGGGGTCTCGTAAAATTGGAATTCGCAACACAAGTGGCGATGAAGGTTGCCGATACAATCGGTGTGGATGGATACTTGAATGTTCAGGATCAGCTTGGTGAGCTTGCACAATCACTTGAGTCCATCCGGGCTTTACTGAAAGTTGCAGAATACGAGCACACAATGACAGAGCATGGGGAAGCGATGCCGGCTTATGTGCCACTTGAGACAATTCGCGGATTACTGCCAAAAATGTACCCGCGCGCCATTGAAGTCATTCAGATTGTCGGTGCAGGCGGCTTGCTGATGTCTCCAACAGGTGCAGATTTTGAAAGTGAAGAATTAAGAGGTTCGATTGATAACTACTATGTTGGCCGAGAAGGAATTTCTTCATTGGAACGTGTCAGCATATTCAAATTAGCCTGGGACCTATGCGGAGAGGCGTTCGGACAGCGTCTGTTGCAGTATGAGCGCTACTACACAGGAGATCCAATTCGTAAGCGTGGAATTTTTTATAACAACTATAAGCGCCAAACACCACTAACGATGGTTGATGAGGCGTTGAAGGGCGCACAGCTTGATAATAAGGAAGCACTTACAAACTAG